Proteins from a single region of Leuconostoc gasicomitatum LMG 18811:
- a CDS encoding YeiH family protein: protein MRIKANMLNGIIATVILSIIAKVLAIWLPFLGAEAIAMLLGILLGNTVLAGATWAPGIKWAEKFPIEIGIALMGLTVTLRTIEKLGINGLLFILIQMTLTIVIVLWLGGRIFKVSKQSAMLMGAGNAVCGSSAIASVSPAIGATDDQRRTTVATVSLTGVVLLLVIPVIGPYLVGNNNLLLGALVGGVVQSVGQVVGTAALINPTVVTYATLFKMLRIILLTVVVLIFAKMAQKDDTNNQITTPSKGVKIPWFIIAFVILLCVNSFISLPHLINNSAKTISSFTGVVNLAGIGLNLKFATIKKSGGKFLTYGLVTGAVQVILAVILIHFLFN from the coding sequence GTGAGAATAAAAGCTAACATGTTAAACGGTATCATTGCTACCGTCATTTTATCAATCATTGCTAAAGTTTTAGCGATATGGTTACCGTTTTTAGGTGCTGAAGCCATTGCCATGTTACTCGGCATATTACTTGGAAACACCGTTCTAGCCGGTGCAACATGGGCACCAGGAATAAAATGGGCCGAAAAGTTTCCCATCGAAATTGGCATTGCCTTGATGGGTCTAACAGTTACATTACGAACCATAGAAAAATTGGGTATTAATGGTCTATTATTTATCTTAATTCAAATGACCCTAACAATTGTTATTGTTCTCTGGTTGGGTGGCCGTATATTTAAGGTATCAAAACAGTCTGCCATGTTAATGGGTGCTGGTAACGCTGTTTGTGGGTCAAGTGCTATTGCATCCGTGTCACCTGCAATTGGCGCAACTGATGATCAACGCCGAACTACTGTGGCAACTGTTAGTCTAACTGGTGTGGTACTACTTCTTGTTATACCTGTCATTGGCCCTTACTTAGTTGGTAACAATAATTTGTTGCTCGGTGCATTAGTTGGTGGTGTCGTACAGTCAGTTGGCCAAGTTGTTGGTACTGCTGCTTTAATTAATCCAACCGTTGTCACTTATGCTACTTTATTTAAAATGTTACGCATCATTTTACTTACTGTCGTTGTGTTAATATTTGCAAAGATGGCTCAAAAAGACGATACGAATAATCAAATTACAACCCCTAGTAAGGGCGTTAAGATTCCTTGGTTCATTATTGCCTTTGTTATCTTACTCTGCGTGAACAGCTTCATTTCGTTACCTCACCTCATTAATAATAGTGCAAAAACAATTTCTAGTTTTACTGGTGTCGTTAACTTGGCAGGAATTGGTTTAAATCTTAAATTTGCCACAATTAAAAAATCTGGTGGCAAATTCTTAACTTACGGATTAGTGACTGGTGCTGTGCAGGTCATTCTAGCAGTTATTTTAATTCATTTCCTATTTAATTAA
- a CDS encoding LysM peptidoglycan-binding domain-containing protein — MKPSTIIKFVTAAAGTFAIAGVASVSADTITVKAGDTLNTIAAANSTTVAELAKANNIQNTNLIFVGQQLVTSGSTNPNQTDTTGTYTVEAGDTLYRIAAAHDISVTDLANANNIKNVNYIAVGQVLTLVASDNNSNNDDNNTPNQNTSNWHDLAMSLVGTPYVWGGKTPAGFDCSGFVAYVLNNSGRTSNFPSYTVYQEALVQQKSVSAAQAGDLLFWGGHGETYHVGIYLGNNQFIAAPQPGDVVRVQTLYSGWMPSFAGSVD; from the coding sequence ATGAAACCATCTACCATCATTAAGTTTGTCACTGCGGCGGCCGGTACATTTGCCATTGCCGGGGTCGCTTCTGTATCAGCTGATACGATTACAGTTAAAGCGGGAGACACACTTAATACGATTGCCGCAGCAAATAGCACAACAGTTGCTGAGTTAGCCAAAGCAAACAATATTCAAAATACGAATCTAATTTTTGTTGGGCAACAATTAGTGACCTCTGGTTCAACTAATCCGAACCAAACAGATACTACTGGTACGTACACGGTTGAAGCAGGTGATACTTTGTATCGTATTGCTGCAGCACATGATATATCAGTTACTGATTTAGCCAATGCTAATAACATAAAAAATGTGAATTATATTGCGGTTGGTCAAGTATTAACATTAGTAGCATCTGATAACAACAGTAATAATGATGACAACAACACTCCCAATCAAAATACTTCTAATTGGCATGATTTAGCCATGAGTTTAGTGGGAACACCCTACGTTTGGGGTGGTAAAACACCTGCTGGATTCGATTGTTCAGGATTTGTTGCCTATGTATTAAATAATTCTGGTCGCACATCAAATTTCCCCAGCTACACTGTTTACCAAGAGGCACTTGTACAACAGAAATCAGTATCAGCGGCGCAAGCTGGTGATTTGCTGTTTTGGGGTGGTCACGGAGAAACATATCATGTTGGTATTTATTTAGGGAATAATCAATTTATTGCCGCACCACAACCAGGAGATGTGGTGCGTGTGCAAACATTGTATTCTGGATGGATGCCTAGTTTTGCGGGATCTGTTGATTAA
- a CDS encoding cation:proton antiporter → MSYIIIALLIVVTIIFGKIAPKLGFSEVVGQLLSGIILGSSVLNIVHPTSLIHLLSEIGIFILMLNSGMESDIKEMRKYIKASTLIAIMGVIVPAVSFPIAFMLLGYTLKVSLFAGVVFSATSISITLAVLAEQKKLATPMGAIILSAAVLDDIIALIAVTLFSVFIGGGALGVGSLLPLIAFAMGILLRKVSFSEQLAQGLNWMGSWLFYPIFFGSIGLGIALQDLNNKLLPIMLFSILAIITKFFGSLIGAKLSGLNKTVAQAIGAGMISRGEMALVITQIGISSHLIGDAASAEFIVAIIISTIVAPILMKPLFSKVN, encoded by the coding sequence ATGTCATATATAATTATTGCATTATTGATTGTTGTTACTATTATTTTTGGAAAAATAGCACCAAAACTTGGATTTTCAGAGGTTGTGGGACAACTTCTATCAGGTATAATACTCGGATCTAGTGTATTAAACATTGTGCATCCGACTAGTTTGATTCATTTATTATCAGAGATTGGTATTTTTATACTTATGTTAAATTCCGGTATGGAATCTGATATTAAAGAGATGAGAAAATATATAAAAGCATCTACGTTAATTGCAATTATGGGCGTTATTGTGCCTGCCGTATCATTTCCAATTGCTTTCATGTTACTAGGTTATACACTAAAAGTGTCATTATTTGCTGGTGTTGTCTTTTCAGCCACATCTATATCCATTACTTTGGCTGTATTAGCAGAACAAAAGAAATTAGCAACGCCTATGGGTGCTATCATTTTATCTGCGGCCGTGCTTGATGATATTATCGCATTAATTGCAGTGACACTATTTTCTGTATTTATTGGTGGTGGCGCGCTAGGTGTTGGTAGTCTGTTACCTTTAATTGCTTTTGCAATGGGCATTTTGTTAAGAAAAGTATCATTTTCTGAGCAACTAGCACAAGGACTTAACTGGATGGGCAGTTGGTTGTTTTATCCTATCTTTTTTGGATCCATTGGTTTAGGCATAGCACTTCAAGATCTGAATAATAAGTTATTGCCAATTATGCTATTTAGCATTTTAGCCATCATTACTAAGTTTTTCGGATCACTCATTGGTGCAAAGTTATCAGGCTTAAATAAAACTGTTGCTCAAGCAATTGGTGCTGGCATGATTTCAAGAGGTGAAATGGCGTTAGTGATCACACAAATCGGAATTTCCTCTCATCTTATAGGTGATGCGGCATCAGCGGAGTTTATTGTTGCTATCATTATTTCAACTATTGTTGCGCCGATATTGATGAAACCTCTATTTAGTAAAGTGAATTAA
- the xylA gene encoding xylose isomerase: MSELFSFPKVAFVGNQSLQAGDGYHYYNADEVVAGKKMSEWLKFSVAYWHTMDQRLTDPFGEGTATRPWDIEGDPNTMAAALAKVDYLFEFLDKTGVEYFAFHDRDLAPEGKTLAETNANLDQVIDKIEQKMQETGKKLLWNTSSLFTNRRFLAGGATTPFAEVFAYVAGQIKHSLDIAKRLGSESYVFWGGREGYDFLVNTDTKRELDHIAAFFKLAKNYADEIGYTGQFLIEPKPKEPTQHQYDFDAQTTIAFLKTYSLEDTFKLNLEGNHAYLGGHTYEHEVRFAREAGLLGSLDANMGDKLTGWDIDEFPNDVYEATLVMYEFLKNGGLPTGGLNFDSKPRRQSFEFEDLFYAHIAGMDTYAAGLKVASKLIEDQVIENILKNRYASFDSGIGADFEAGKVTLKDLAAYAENKTDDEINATLQSGRQEQIKSTLNNYIFSVLGR; this comes from the coding sequence ATGTCTGAATTATTCTCATTTCCAAAAGTGGCATTCGTAGGGAATCAATCCTTGCAAGCTGGTGATGGGTATCATTACTATAATGCTGATGAAGTTGTTGCAGGCAAGAAAATGAGCGAATGGCTCAAGTTCTCAGTGGCTTATTGGCATACAATGGATCAACGTTTGACGGATCCATTTGGTGAAGGAACAGCTACGCGTCCATGGGATATAGAAGGCGATCCTAACACAATGGCAGCAGCTTTGGCCAAGGTAGATTACTTATTTGAATTTTTGGACAAAACAGGTGTTGAATACTTCGCTTTCCACGATCGTGATTTGGCACCAGAAGGCAAGACATTAGCCGAAACAAATGCTAACTTAGATCAAGTCATTGATAAAATTGAACAAAAGATGCAAGAAACTGGTAAGAAGTTGTTGTGGAATACTTCATCATTGTTCACCAACAGACGTTTCTTAGCTGGTGGCGCAACGACACCATTTGCGGAAGTTTTTGCTTATGTTGCAGGCCAAATCAAGCACTCACTTGACATTGCTAAGCGTTTGGGTTCAGAATCATATGTGTTCTGGGGTGGACGTGAAGGATATGACTTCTTGGTAAACACAGATACAAAACGTGAACTAGATCACATTGCGGCCTTCTTTAAATTAGCGAAAAATTATGCTGATGAAATTGGTTACACGGGTCAATTCTTGATTGAACCAAAGCCAAAGGAACCAACACAACATCAGTATGACTTTGATGCACAAACAACCATTGCTTTCTTGAAGACATATAGTTTGGAAGACACATTCAAGTTGAACTTGGAAGGTAACCATGCCTATTTGGGTGGTCACACATATGAACATGAGGTGCGTTTCGCTCGCGAAGCTGGTTTGTTGGGATCATTGGATGCTAACATGGGTGACAAGTTGACGGGTTGGGATATTGATGAATTCCCTAATGACGTCTACGAAGCAACTTTGGTCATGTACGAATTTTTGAAAAATGGTGGTTTACCAACTGGTGGCTTGAACTTTGATTCAAAGCCACGCCGTCAAAGTTTCGAATTTGAAGATTTGTTCTATGCTCACATTGCTGGAATGGACACTTATGCTGCTGGTTTGAAGGTAGCAAGTAAGTTGATTGAAGATCAAGTGATTGAAAATATCTTGAAGAATCGTTACGCATCATTTGATTCAGGTATCGGTGCTGATTTTGAAGCTGGCAAAGTGACTTTGAAAGACTTAGCTGCTTATGCAGAAAATAAGACAGATGATGAAATTAACGCCACCTTACAGTCAGGACGTCAAGAGCAAATTAAGTCAACTCTGAATAATTATATTTTCTCAGTGCTAGGCCGCTAA
- the arsC gene encoding arsenate reductase (thioredoxin) — MKIYFLCTGNSCRSQIAEGFAKDIMPDDWIIKSAGTEQHGLNPLAVDTMDEIGIDISNHTSDLIDENFLFSCDYAITLCGDANDKCPVTPASITRLHWPLVDPAGIIGTKEVVKNQFRKTRDQIKSLVYELKSDIV, encoded by the coding sequence ATGAAAATTTATTTTTTGTGTACAGGCAACTCGTGTCGCAGTCAGATTGCTGAAGGATTTGCCAAAGACATAATGCCTGATGATTGGATAATCAAAAGCGCGGGTACTGAACAGCATGGATTAAACCCGCTAGCTGTCGATACAATGGATGAAATTGGTATTGATATATCCAATCATACATCTGATTTAATTGATGAAAATTTTTTATTTAGTTGTGATTATGCTATCACACTTTGTGGTGACGCTAATGATAAATGTCCAGTTACTCCAGCCAGTATTACTAGATTGCATTGGCCATTGGTTGATCCAGCTGGCATTATTGGCACAAAAGAGGTTGTGAAAAATCAATTTAGAAAAACACGCGATCAGATTAAGTCTTTAGTATATGAATTAAAGAGTGACATCGTATGA
- a CDS encoding SLC13 family permease: MPNLIKKILVDKTFLVTFILSIISLVAGNVRITDIDFKTIYSLASLLIIVAIYQDLGILKHIANYIVSKCHSSRSVFLVLLLCSFVGSMLFTNDVAILTLVPIFFNIKKYINLPSIATISLLAIYANLGSSITPFGNPQNIYIVSFYKLSISQFLGMSLIIGSIALVALFISCLFIDNEEVTTNFDNNQVIDRKKTTLLIVSSLVVLLGVLSVIPILFSLIISILSGLFLSKKVFLHVDYAIILTFVNFFIIVGAVSKIALVHHLATITTQNSIATFISACITSQFISNVPTAVLLSKFTDNVYPLFLGVSVGGLGTLIASLANLLALRQYSAYSQNHTNFTFFKIFTFLNILFLSIFVLIGLLLLFL; encoded by the coding sequence ATGCCAAACTTAATAAAAAAAATTCTGGTCGACAAAACATTTTTAGTAACTTTCATTTTATCTATTATTTCCTTAGTGGCTGGTAATGTCAGGATAACAGATATTGATTTCAAAACAATCTATTCGTTAGCTTCCTTACTAATTATAGTGGCAATTTATCAAGATTTAGGCATTCTAAAACATATCGCCAATTATATTGTTTCAAAATGCCATTCTTCTCGTAGTGTATTTTTAGTACTATTATTATGTTCGTTTGTCGGATCAATGCTATTTACAAATGACGTCGCTATTTTAACTCTCGTTCCTATATTTTTTAATATTAAAAAATATATCAATTTACCTAGTATAGCTACTATCAGCTTATTAGCGATATACGCAAATCTTGGTAGTTCTATCACACCTTTTGGTAATCCTCAAAATATTTATATCGTTTCATTTTATAAACTCAGTATTTCTCAATTTTTAGGCATGTCACTTATTATCGGTTCAATAGCTCTCGTGGCGCTTTTTATAAGTTGTTTATTTATAGATAATGAAGAAGTGACTACAAATTTCGACAATAATCAAGTCATAGATCGAAAAAAAACTACCCTATTGATTGTTTCAAGTCTAGTTGTTTTACTAGGTGTATTGTCAGTTATTCCTATATTATTTTCATTAATAATAAGTATCTTAAGCGGGCTATTCTTAAGTAAAAAAGTATTTTTACACGTTGATTATGCAATTATACTAACATTCGTTAATTTTTTTATAATTGTTGGGGCTGTTAGCAAAATCGCTTTGGTTCATCACTTAGCTACCATTACCACTCAAAATTCAATAGCAACTTTTATTTCAGCATGTATAACGAGTCAATTCATAAGTAACGTTCCTACTGCCGTATTACTATCTAAGTTTACTGATAACGTCTATCCCTTATTTTTAGGCGTATCTGTTGGTGGGCTTGGGACATTAATAGCTTCTCTCGCAAATTTGTTAGCCCTAAGACAGTATTCTGCATATTCTCAAAATCACACAAATTTTACATTTTTTAAAATATTTACATTTCTGAATATTTTATTTTTATCTATTTTTGTATTGATTGGATTATTGCTCTTATTTTTATAA
- a CDS encoding helix-turn-helix domain-containing protein, with the protein MLINFLSKKKQRQLAILQSLFTNTTNGFPYLVKEFDITEVQLTHDIEDINKTVQTIAHQKLVDTSNKHNYTVNIDDIHLYQQLEFHYLNDSLTFQICSEIITHRHLPFNNLCDKLAISTSHCYRVLKQLNSILDQFNIVITIDQHTVPVFTGNEINIRVFIFSFVKYCFPRTNWPFPTISRAETISDFNLLSPNNKLAPSFAEEITLLLAVMKIRLSKSYFAEPMSEYVQTLLQKFVVSDYNTFKSLFFQKKMTDNNIIKVEFFYLNFFAHLLLPNLIEENHAISLGTIISHSHLSADIFVNKLTAKWQERFNLDLASDDLAKVKYFCLIFYVLAFHIHLNIIEILKSDATFLNDKRTINTAAMHDIRSFLTTTLPTIGHNNPCRDLPQDFAIDYFSNLFFFSTQTYKQQQVTIYMHFADYSVREFLKTKLKTIYTPLAVKTVDNINTADIILTDTFDIIVPNKKCIVIRNVFNPQELQTMLTAIDNSLFLSAKR; encoded by the coding sequence ATGTTAATTAACTTTCTATCAAAAAAGAAACAGCGTCAGCTGGCTATTTTACAGTCACTTTTCACCAATACGACTAATGGGTTTCCTTATTTAGTAAAAGAATTTGATATAACAGAAGTTCAACTCACGCATGATATTGAAGATATTAACAAAACAGTTCAGACCATAGCACACCAAAAATTAGTGGATACTTCTAATAAACATAACTACACGGTTAATATTGATGATATACATCTATATCAACAGCTTGAATTTCATTACCTCAACGATTCATTGACTTTTCAAATCTGTTCTGAAATCATTACACATCGACATTTGCCATTCAACAATCTGTGCGATAAACTTGCTATCAGTACTTCTCATTGCTATAGGGTGTTAAAACAACTCAATAGTATTTTAGATCAATTCAATATTGTTATTACAATTGATCAACATACAGTCCCAGTATTTACTGGCAATGAAATCAACATTAGAGTTTTTATATTCTCGTTCGTCAAATATTGTTTTCCACGCACAAACTGGCCTTTCCCAACAATTTCTCGTGCTGAAACAATTTCCGACTTTAATCTATTAAGTCCTAATAACAAACTTGCGCCATCATTCGCAGAAGAAATCACTTTATTACTTGCCGTCATGAAAATCAGGCTATCTAAAAGTTATTTTGCAGAACCAATGTCCGAATACGTTCAAACATTGCTACAAAAATTCGTTGTCTCTGATTACAATACTTTTAAAAGCTTATTTTTTCAAAAAAAAATGACAGATAATAATATTATCAAAGTAGAATTTTTTTACTTGAATTTTTTTGCTCATTTACTATTACCTAATCTCATTGAAGAAAACCATGCAATTTCTTTAGGTACCATTATTTCGCATTCTCACTTAAGCGCTGATATCTTTGTCAACAAACTAACGGCTAAGTGGCAAGAAAGATTCAATTTAGATTTAGCCTCTGATGACCTAGCCAAAGTAAAATATTTTTGTTTGATTTTTTACGTGTTAGCTTTTCACATTCACCTTAATATTATTGAAATTTTAAAATCTGATGCCACATTTTTAAATGACAAGCGCACAATAAACACCGCCGCCATGCATGACATCAGATCTTTTTTGACCACTACTTTACCAACAATAGGTCATAACAATCCTTGCCGTGACTTACCTCAAGATTTTGCTATAGATTATTTTTCCAATTTGTTTTTCTTCTCTACTCAAACATACAAACAACAGCAAGTCACTATCTACATGCATTTTGCTGATTATAGTGTCCGAGAATTTCTAAAAACTAAACTTAAAACTATTTATACGCCACTCGCAGTCAAGACAGTAGATAATATCAATACAGCGGATATTATTTTGACAGATACTTTTGATATTATTGTGCCAAACAAGAAATGCATTGTTATACGTAATGTTTTTAATCCCCAAGAGTTACAAACAATGTTAACGGCTATTGATAATTCCTTATTTCTATCCGCCAAACGCTAA
- the xylB gene encoding xylulokinase translates to MTQVVLGVDLGTSSVKVSAVDRQGQIVAQQSFDYPLTQPHPGWSEQNPEDWVNGTTVAIVNLILKDGLNPADIAGISYSGQMHGLVLLDDNNQVLRPAILWNDTRTTSQTQEIAEKMSEEFVAITRNLALEGFTLPKILWVKENEPEIFKQAKMFLLPKDYLRYRMTGNLAMDYSDAAGTVALDVVHKVWSKAVQKTFDLPASFFPELIESTDFAGYISESYATFSGLHTSTKVFGGAADNAAGAVGAGLLNANMVMSSIGTSGVVAKFEDRADVDYKGDIHFFNHAIPNKFYSMGVTLAAGDANAWFKSVFGEDIPFGDWVNEAAQSLVGANGLIFTPYISGERTPYPDADIRASFTGIDRTHQRADFIRAVLEGIIFSFKDIMMIYDREGANFDTVVAIGGGAKSSLWLQIQADIFNKKVTTLVNEQGPGLGAAMLAATGLGWYDSVQDAANKIIKFGTTYYPNPEAVANYDQVYAIYQTIYAATKEISHELLTYRRQLKH, encoded by the coding sequence ATGACACAAGTTGTATTGGGTGTCGATTTAGGCACATCATCTGTTAAAGTTTCTGCTGTTGATCGTCAGGGACAAATTGTTGCACAACAAAGTTTCGACTATCCATTGACGCAACCACATCCTGGTTGGTCAGAACAAAACCCTGAAGATTGGGTGAATGGGACAACTGTTGCAATTGTTAACTTAATTTTGAAAGATGGCTTAAATCCTGCAGACATCGCTGGCATATCGTATTCTGGTCAAATGCATGGTTTAGTGTTATTGGATGATAACAATCAAGTATTGCGCCCAGCAATTTTGTGGAATGATACGCGAACGACATCACAGACACAAGAAATCGCTGAAAAAATGTCAGAAGAGTTTGTGGCAATTACGCGAAATCTTGCATTGGAAGGCTTCACCTTACCTAAAATTCTGTGGGTGAAAGAAAATGAACCAGAAATTTTCAAGCAAGCCAAAATGTTCTTGTTGCCAAAGGATTATTTGCGCTACCGAATGACAGGCAATTTAGCCATGGATTATTCAGACGCGGCAGGCACTGTGGCATTGGATGTGGTACATAAAGTTTGGTCAAAAGCAGTGCAAAAAACTTTTGATTTACCTGCATCATTTTTCCCAGAATTAATCGAATCAACTGATTTTGCAGGGTATATTTCAGAGTCGTATGCAACATTTTCCGGGTTGCACACATCAACAAAAGTCTTTGGAGGTGCTGCAGATAACGCAGCGGGTGCTGTGGGTGCTGGTCTGCTCAACGCTAATATGGTGATGTCTTCAATTGGAACATCGGGTGTTGTAGCCAAATTTGAAGATCGTGCGGACGTTGACTACAAGGGTGATATTCATTTTTTTAATCATGCGATACCGAATAAATTTTATTCAATGGGCGTCACTTTAGCTGCTGGGGACGCCAATGCTTGGTTTAAGTCAGTCTTTGGAGAAGATATACCTTTTGGAGATTGGGTAAACGAAGCTGCGCAGTCGTTAGTCGGCGCCAATGGTTTGATTTTCACACCATATATTTCTGGTGAACGCACACCTTATCCAGATGCGGATATTCGCGCTAGTTTTACTGGAATTGATCGGACACATCAGCGCGCTGACTTTATTCGCGCCGTTTTGGAAGGTATTATTTTTAGTTTTAAGGATATTATGATGATTTATGATCGTGAAGGCGCTAATTTTGACACAGTCGTGGCCATCGGTGGTGGAGCTAAAAGTTCGCTTTGGTTGCAAATTCAAGCAGATATTTTTAATAAAAAAGTGACCACTTTGGTTAACGAACAAGGTCCAGGGCTTGGTGCGGCGATGTTAGCTGCCACTGGGTTGGGTTGGTATGACAGTGTTCAAGATGCAGCAAATAAAATTATTAAATTTGGTACAACCTATTATCCTAATCCTGAAGCAGTTGCTAATTATGATCAAGTTTATGCGATCTATCAAACTATTTATGCAGCAACTAAAGAAATTTCACATGAATTGTTGACCTATCGCCGGCAATTAAAACATTAA
- a CDS encoding leucine-rich repeat protein — protein MKVSSRIISIRYFFGRVQTNGAFLKTMGVIFLATFMINFNHITAHADTISQPPLNVKDGVLYGFSDDQTQHIGATVVVPNNVTSIANTAFYNQGIGRVDFSAATKLKSIGDFAFAKNHLSTVNYPNLNDNNLGWYIFYDNDINVVTFADGVTHINDGAFAKNPNLTAVNLPSTITAIGDWSFAGDRLSTIDLTTIKHTNDLNVGSGAFYGNQASRVAVLPNNELNNSGNRPIRWYGYETFGQNTGQANRIASQYALKHQNYSTGTTGNINTADSFTYDSQNLSTITGVKSGITTLGKTIVIPDNVTKIADNAFKSLGIVAVDFSKAVGLKQIGNFAFYDNQISNTLTLPNCLNTDISSIGWYAFASNNISKINWPNNGITALNDFAFSSNQLTDINLPNTLQSIGDGTFLDNHIKDVELPSSLQRVGSGCFASNSFDQQRSIVLTNAVNQMDSEKNLSAVLYPFGVTIAQSNSQIKNRFMEMPNGEWQYLDSSGLPLTGQQIIDGHKYYFNTDGTQVKGYSVTFKDGSVHQFDINSGDELN, from the coding sequence ATGAAGGTTAGTAGTAGGATAATAAGTATCAGGTACTTTTTTGGGAGAGTACAAACAAATGGGGCTTTTTTAAAAACAATGGGTGTCATATTTTTAGCAACATTTATGATTAATTTTAATCATATAACAGCGCATGCCGATACAATATCACAACCACCTTTAAACGTTAAAGATGGTGTGTTATATGGTTTTTCAGATGATCAAACACAACATATAGGTGCGACTGTTGTCGTTCCAAACAATGTGACAAGCATTGCAAATACAGCTTTTTATAATCAAGGTATTGGCCGAGTTGATTTTAGTGCGGCGACTAAATTAAAATCTATTGGTGATTTTGCTTTTGCTAAAAACCATTTAAGCACCGTTAATTATCCTAATCTTAACGATAATAATTTAGGGTGGTATATATTTTACGATAATGATATTAATGTGGTGACATTTGCTGACGGCGTGACCCATATTAATGATGGTGCTTTTGCTAAAAATCCTAATCTAACAGCAGTTAACCTACCATCAACCATCACGGCAATAGGCGATTGGTCTTTTGCTGGTGATCGTTTAAGTACAATTGACTTAACAACGATTAAGCATACTAATGATTTAAATGTTGGATCGGGTGCATTTTATGGTAATCAAGCATCACGTGTTGCCGTGTTACCAAATAACGAATTGAATAACAGTGGCAATCGTCCGATTCGTTGGTATGGCTATGAAACATTTGGTCAAAATACTGGTCAAGCCAACCGCATCGCCAGTCAATATGCCTTAAAGCACCAGAACTATAGTACTGGAACAACCGGTAACATCAATACAGCAGATAGTTTTACCTATGATTCTCAGAATTTATCAACGATTACAGGTGTCAAATCAGGGATTACAACACTTGGTAAAACTATTGTTATACCAGATAATGTCACGAAAATTGCCGACAATGCATTTAAATCATTAGGTATCGTAGCAGTTGATTTTTCAAAAGCAGTGGGGCTCAAGCAAATTGGGAATTTTGCGTTCTATGATAATCAAATTTCAAATACATTAACACTTCCTAATTGTTTAAACACTGATATATCAAGTATTGGCTGGTATGCTTTTGCTTCAAACAATATTTCAAAGATAAATTGGCCGAATAATGGTATAACAGCGTTAAACGATTTTGCTTTTTCTAGTAATCAGCTAACAGACATTAATTTACCAAATACTTTACAGTCAATTGGGGATGGCACCTTTTTAGATAATCATATTAAAGACGTGGAACTCCCATCCAGTTTGCAACGCGTAGGTTCTGGTTGTTTTGCCAGTAATTCATTTGATCAGCAAAGATCGATCGTATTAACTAATGCTGTTAATCAAATGGATTCAGAAAAGAATTTGTCTGCTGTTTTGTATCCTTTTGGTGTCACGATAGCTCAGTCAAATAGTCAAATCAAGAATCGATTTATGGAAATGCCAAACGGTGAATGGCAGTACTTGGACAGTAGTGGTCTACCTTTAACAGGTCAACAGATCATTGATGGTCATAAGTATTACTTTAATACAGATGGGACACAAGTTAAAGGTTATTCAGTCACTTTTAAGGATGGCAGTGTGCATCAGTTTGATATCAACAGTGGTGATGAATTAAACTAA